GTGACTCCAATTTTGCGGGTGACCTGTCCTATTCCCTGACCGCTGCCGACGGCGTGGTCATGGTCATAGACGCTGTGGACGGCGTCAAGCCGCTGACCCGCAAGGTGTGGGCCCTGGTTCAGGGAATGAATCTGCCCTCCATGATCGTTATCAACAAAATGGACCGCGACCGGGCGGAATTCGACATGGCCTTCAACGGCATTTCCGAGGCCCTTGGCGCCCGACCGGCCCTGTTGTTCTACCCCATCGGGACACGGGAAAATTTCAAGGGCGTGGTGGACATGATGTCCGGCAAGGCCCTGTTCTTCGGTGAAGACGGCGCGGTTTCCGAAGGTGAAATCCCCGGCGACATCGCTGATGAAGTCGAGGCCCTTCGCGAGACCATGATTGAGAACATCGCAGAATCCGACGAAGAGCTCATGGAAAAGTATTTGGAGGAGGGCGAGCTTTCTCCCGAGGACATCACCAAGGGGCTTCAGCTCGGTGTGGCTTCCGGCGAGCTGGTTCCCGTGGTCGTTTCCGCCGCCCTGAACAATCAGGGCGGTCAGATGATTCTGGACACCATCCAGAATCTGCTGCCCGGTCCGCTGGACCATGCGGCCTGGCAGGGCGAGGAGGGCGAACGCGCAAGTTCCCCGGACGAGCCCATGGCCTGCTTCGTCTTCAAGACCCAGGCCGACCCCTTTGCCGGTCAGCTCACCGTGGTCCGCGTCCTGTCCGGTGAACTCAAGCCCGATTCCCAGCTTTTCAACGCCTCCAATGGTGAGAAGGAGCGTGTGGGGCAGCTTCTGGTCATGAACGGCAAGGAGCAGACTCCGGTCAAGACTCCCATGGGGCCCGGCTCCATCGTCACCCTGGCCAAGCTCAAGAATACACGCACCGGCGACACCCTGGTCGAAAAGGCCGAGTTCAAGTTCGCCAAGCCGGAGATCGCTCCGCAGTTGATTACCTTTGCCCTGGCCCCGGCCGAAAAGGGAGACGAAGACAAGGTGTACGTCGCCGTTGCCAAGCTTTTGGACGAAGACATCACCTTGACCCTGGCCCGAGACGAGGAGTCCGGGGACATCCTGCTTTCCGGCATGGGGCAGAACCACATCGAAATATCCGTTGAAAAGGCCAAGCGCCGTTACAAGACCGCTATCGTCCTGAAGACGCCCAAGGTTCCGTACCGCGAAACCTTCAAGACGGGTGCCCGTGAAGTTCAGGGCCGTCACAAGAAACAGTCCGGCGGCCGCGGCCAGTTCGGTGATTGTTATATTCACGTCGCCCCCAGGCCTTCCGGCGCCGGGTATGAGTTCATCGATTCCATCGTGGGCGGTTCCATCCCCCGGCAGTTCATCCCCGCCGTGGACAAGGGGGTTCAGGAGACCGCTGCTCGCGGCGTGCTCGCCGGGTACCCGATCATCGACTTTCAGGTGACGCTCTACGATGGCAGCTACCACAACGTCGATTCCTCGGAAATGGCCTTCAAGGTGGCCGGTTCCCTGGCCTTCAAGAAAGCGTGCGAAAAGGCCAAGATGGTTCTGCTTGAACCCATCATGCTGGTCACGGTGGCCGTGCCCGACTCCTTCATGGGAGACGTTATCGGCGACCTTTCGTCCCGCCGCGGCAAGGTTTTGGGGTCCGATTCCCAGGCCGGCCTGACCGAGGTCAAGGCACATGTGCCCATGGCCGAAATGCTCAAATACGCACCCGACCTGAACTCCATGACTGCTGGTCAGGGTACCTTCTTCATGGAATTCGCTTCCTATGAGGAATGCCCGCCCCAGGAAACAGAGAAGGTCATTGCCGCTCACAAGAAGACTGAAGAAGAGTAGGTTGTCTGCAACGCTAACTACAGGGGCGGCGGTTTATTCCGTCGCCCTTTTGTTTTTCTTGTTTCATGCTGTCTTTTGGTTTATTCAAACGGGAGCTTACATATAAGGACGGATGATGTTTCGACGATTATTTTTCACCATACTGCTCGTTCCCGTGACCATATGGTACAGTATCAAGATGTTGAAGGTGGACCCTGATACGGCCACTCCCGAGGAATATGACCGATGGGGCCTTGCCTGGGGCCGAGCCGCTGTCCGGCTGTCCGGCGTCACGATCGATGCGGACATGGGCGAAATCAAGCCCGGCGGCCACTATGTCTTTATCGGCAATCATCAGTCCAATCTCGACATCCCGGTGCTGTTCACGGTGCTAAAGAACAACCGCATCCGGTTCGTGGCAAAGAAATCCCTGTTTGATATTCCCATCTACGGCAAGGCCCTTGCCCATGCCGGACATATCTGCATAGACCGCGAAAACAGGCGGGCGGCCATGCAGTCCCTGAACGATGCCGTGGAGGCCTCCAAGAGCGGCATTTCTCCGCTGGTGTTCCCGGAAGGCACGCGCAACACCGAACTTGACGACCTCATGGAGTTCAAGATCGGGGCCATGATCATTGCCCTCAAATGCGGCCTGCCGGTGGTGCCGTTCGTCATGACCAACACGGGACGCATCATGGGCAAAGGCGATATCGTCATCGACAACCGTCCGGTGGTTCGATTCAAGGCGCTGCCTGTCATCGATCCGTTGCAGTATGCGCTCAAGGATCGTGAAAAATTCAAGGATGACCTGTATGCAATGATGAGCAAGGCATACAGGGAATTGCTGGCCAAGGGGTAAGTGCAAGTGGAAGCCGAAAAGTCCTTCAGTCTTTACCCCCTCGGCGGTCTCGGCGAGATCGGCATGAACTGCATGCTCTACAAGACCGAGAAATCCATGGTCATGGTTGATTGTGGATTGATGTTTCCGGAGGACTACCATTTCGGCGTGGATGTGGTCATTCCCTGCTTTGATTTTGTCATCAAGAACAAGGCCATGCTCAATGGTATCGTGCTCACCCATGGTCACGAGGACCACATAGGCGCGCTGCCCTGGCTCCTGCAGCACGTGGATGTGCCTGTGTACGGTTCGGAGTTCACCCTCGGGCTGGTGGAGAACAAGCTGCGAGAGCACGATCTGGAACGCTGGGCCGACCTGCGTTCCGTCCGGCCCTACGACAGGGTTCTGCTCGGTGATTTCCGCTTCAACTTCTTTCCGGTCTGTCACTCCATCATCGAGGGCTTCGGACTGGGCATTGAAACTCCTGCGGGCCGGGTGGTGCATACCGGAGACTTCAAGATCGACCGCAATCCCATGGGCGGACATGCCACGGACCTGGGGGCTTTCCGCAAATTTTCCGAGCCGGGCGTGCGCGTCATGCTGTCCGACTCGACCAATGTCGGGAGCGAGGGCTTTGCCCTGACCGAGCGCGAGATCAAGGTTTCCCTGCGCGAGATTTTCAGCAAGGCCAAGGGGCGCATCCTCGTTTCGCTGTTTGCGAGTCATATCCAGCGGATACAGGAGATTTTCGATTTGGCCGATGCCGAGGGCCGCAAGGTGGCCGTATCCGGCAAGTCCCTGCACCGCAACATCGAATTGGCTCGGGATTTGGGGTACCTGAAGATTCCCAAGGGCACGTTCATAGAATTGGACGGACTGGACGTCTATGGCGATTCCGAATTGGTCCTGCTCGTTACCGGATCCCAGGGCGAACCCCTGGCTGCATTGTCGCGCATGGCCTTGGGCGAGCACCGCCAACTGGTGGTCAAGCCGGACGATCTGGTCATTTTGTCTTCCAGGTTCATTCCGGGCAACGTCAAGGCCATCAATCGGGTCATCAACAACCTGTATCGCCTTGGTGCCGAGGTTCTGTATGAGAAGATACACGGTATTCATGCGTCGGGACATGCCCATGCGGGCGAGTTGATCCTCATGCTCGAGACCGTGCGGCCCGAATATTTTATCCCTGTGCACGGCGAATACCGGCATCTGGTCAAGCACCGACGGCTGGCCGTGGACTGCGGGGTGGCGGAAGAAAAATCATTGGTGGTGGAAAACGGTCAGCCCGTGACCTTCTTCGAGGACGGCGCTTTCGCGTTTCAGCCCAAGATTCCGGCCGACAAGATACTGGTGGACGGCAAGGGTGTGGGCGACGTGGGCCAGAGTGTGCTCAAGGAACGTCACCTCCTGGCAGGCGAAGGCATGGTCATCGTGGTTCTTGTGGTGGACGAAGCTACTGGCGAGATATCCATGGGCCCGGACATCATGAGCAAGGGGTTCGTGTTCGAACAGCAGTACCGGCATCTTCTGGACGATGCCAAGTGCATTGTCCTGGACGTGCACGAAAACATTGCGCCCGGCGATACCACCAAGCTCAAGGAGCGCATCCGTTCGGCCCTGCGTCGTTTTTTCCGCAAGGTGCTGGGCCGCGATCCCGTGGTGGTCCCTCTGGTTATAACCATTTAGGCGTCTGGACTTCGTTTCCGTGTTGGGCTAAATACTGGAACTGGTCAAAAGAGAAAGTTATTGAAAAGGATACTCGAAATGAAAAAGATCATGTTTGCTGTAATGATGATGGTGATGGCCGGCCTGTTGACGGCTTGCGGTGCGCAGAAGACCCAGCTTGCCATCGGCCAGGAACTGGTCCGGGAAGGCGATTGCGCCGGGGCCGAAGAGTACCTGGACGTCACCATTGCCCAGCCCCAGACTGCCTCGGAGTTGGGGCTCGCCTATTTTCTCAAGGGGAAATGCGCCGAGAAGAGCGGAGATTATGCATCCGCATACGAGAATTACTATGCCGCCAAGCTTCTGGCCTGCTATGTGGTCAGTCATGATACCGAGGTCAACCTGAATACCTACGCCCGGAGCGAGTACTGCGAGAGGATCATTCCCGAGATGCTCGAAAACCTGGCTCCCAAGGTGGGCGATGCCGCCGCTGTCGAGCGCATAGAAGCCAAGGTGAACGGAATAATGACCGACATGTATATGCAGCGATTCGAGAAGCGCTTGGAATAACATTGACTGACGCCCCGCCCTCGGGGCGTTTTTGTTGGGACTCCGTAACCGGGGAGCAAGGCATGGCGTTGGCAGATTATACCGGAAGCGTTGAGCGGTTGCAGCAGACGTTGGGCAGGGGATTCGCCGCCGAGCCGTGGGTTCTCAACATGCCGGGCCGTTCCATTGCCTGCAAGATCGACCAGTACTATTATTTGGCGGTCATGCCCGCTTTCATTGAGACCCTGGGGCGCATGGGCGGCATGTTCCCGGATCAGGTCCGGGAGGCTTTGGTCAGGACGGGCAACTTCATCACAAAGGCCCCGGAGCGCGATCCGGTGATATCCCTGACCGTCAGTTGGGGAGGCCGGGGAGTGACCGTCAACGGCGCTTTTGTAGACGCCGACTTCATCGACCGAGCCGTGAAGACCTATGGCGGCCTCGCCGCTGTCCTGAATGTCTCGGACCTCAAGATCAGCAGCGATGACCGCGAGCGGATCGAGGCCTTCTTCGAGGACAAGACCCCGCCCCAGGCGTTGGCGTATTATTAGCGCAATGTATCTTTGAAAGGCCCTTTTTGGGGTGGCCTCCGGCGGCTCCTCGCCGGAGAGGCGTCTCCGACGGCCAGAGAACCTTTTGAAAAAGGTTCTCTGGACTCTCCCAAACTTTTTGGTGCCGCTTCGCGGTGGTGGGCGACAAAAACCCCCGCGTCTCAACGAGACGTGGGGGGGCCTTTTGCTGTCGTGCGCCCTTGCCGCAGGCACACAAAAAGTTTTGAAGGGGGAGTCCAGAGGGGGAAACCTTTTTCAAAAGTTTCCCCCTCTGGCCGCCGGAGGCATTCTTCCTAAACGTCGTTGAAGCGCTTCTTCAGCATGATTTGCAGGATGGTCTGGTCGGTTTGGATCATGCCGTCCACGGCCAGGGTGCCCACGTTGCGCATGGTGTCTTCGGACGAAAGACCTATGATGCCGTCCGTGTGGTGCACATTGACGCCCTGGAGTGAGAACAGGGCGGCCTGAACAGCGGTGCCCGCGGCTGTGGCCAGCTTGAGTGCGCAGCCGGTCTTGGCCCCGTCGCAGATGATTCCGGCCAGGTCTTCGAGGAGATTCTTGATGGCTCCGGCAATGTGTTTGGCGTCACCGCCGAGCAGGAAGGTTATTCCGGCGGTCGCGCCCGCACCGGCGGCCACGGAACAGCCGCAGATGGCGGAAAGCCGTCCGGTATGCGCTTTGACGAAGGCAGTCACGATGTGTGACAGGGCAATGGCTTCGAGTACGGCCTTCGGCTCGATGCCTTCCACGTAATCCTTCACGGCCCAGATGGGCAGGATGGCGGTCAGGCCGTGGTTGCCGGACCCGGCGGAGCTCATGGCCGGAAGGGATGCGCCGGACATGCGGGCGTCGGCTGCGGCCGATGCCAGGATGCGGGCGGCCAGCATCATGTCCTTCTTGATCAGCCCCTGACGTGAGAGCCGTTCCAGGGTCTTGCCCACCCCCAGGCCCAGGCCGTATTTGAGGCCCTGTTCCGCAAGGCGCATGTTGACATCCACGCCCTCCCTGATAAAGGCGAAATCATCGTCATCCAGTTCATCGGTCAGGCCGACAAGTTCGTTCAGGGTCAGGGTCTTGAGCCAGGCCTCCATGGCGGCCACCGGAGAGGGACCGCCTTCGGTCCTGCCCTTTATGAGGGGACTGTCCACGGGCTTGCCGTTGAGCGTCAGGGAGACGATGTTGTCGTGCAGGCCTTCGATGACGGACTCGGCCGTGTTCGAGCCTGAGATGGCCCGGGTGCGGATGAGCAGCCCTCGGTGGTCAGTGAGCAGGGTGACGGTTACCTTTTTGGCGGCCAGGGCGGCCTTGGCAGCGGTCACATGCGCATCGGTGACGGTCTGCAACACTTCCAGGCGCAGGGCTGGATCGCCGCCCACGGCGCCGAGGGCCGCAGCCGTATCCAGGCCGCATAAGCCGTTTGCGCCGGGAATGGAGACGGCCAGGCCGTTTTTGTACACGTTGGGGTCCACCGCGACCTCAAGAGTGTCGAAATCATCTGTGGGGAGCAGTGACATGGCTGACGCCGCGCCCAGGGCAATGGCTACCGGCTCGGTGCAGCCCAGGGCCGGAGCCACCTGGATGGAGAGAACGTCTTTGACCGTGAATGTCATGATTGCTTCCTGACGGTACTCTTGGGGCAGTCCGCGCTCATGTAGCAGACCTCGCAACCACCGGTGTAAGGGTAGGGGGTAAGGACGGCGTATTTGCGGTTGACGGTGCCTTCCGCGTTCCAGGTCAGGCCCAGGTCCTTGAACGCATCAAGGACGCCCTGGCCCGGACGGGGCAGGGGAGCGCACTTGCCGTCGGCCAGTTCCGGCACGAACCCCTGGGCGGTGCTCATGACCATGGTGATGGCCAGGGCATGGAAGAGCAGTCCGTGGGTCGGGGAGTCCTGCCATACACCCTCGATGGTGTCTTCCACTTCCTTGTCGAGGAAGATGAGTACGAAATTTCCGCTTCCTTCAGGATTTTTCAGTTCATAGGCATTGAGACAGTTGTGCGCCCACTTGTCCCAGAATTCTTCGAAATCCTCCATGACATCGCCGTCAATACGGGTTTCGCCTGCGATATCCATGTAGTACATCATGTCGAATTCAGGTTTCGGAACCAGGGGGGAAATTTCGAGTTTTGCCATGTATCTTCTCCGTAAAAGGAATGTCGTTATGTTGGGGAGGCCCTGATTACCCTTTTTCTCGATTTCACTCAAGTTCTCCGGGCAATGCGTTGCGCTCTGTGGGCAAGTCGGGTTATGATTGCGCAAATTGGTAATATATCCGAAGCTTTCATTGTCAACACCTCAGGACAACGTGAACACTGGAGATTCAATGCCTGCTGATCGAGGTGAGCCGCTCTTTCAAAAGTTGAAAAGACCTAATGTCAGGTACCTTTTCCTGGCCATACTCATCGGAGTGCTTGCCGGGTACGGTGCCGTTCTGTTCAAATACGGCCTCAAATACATGCAATGGGTGTTCTATCAGAACTCCAGCGATTTCCTGACCTTTTCAGAGACCATTCCGCTGTGGATGAAAATTGTCATGCCTGCGGCGGGCGGATTAGTGGTGGGTGTCGTGGTCAGTTACTTCGCCTCCGAGGCCAAGGGACACGGTGTCCCCGAAGTCATGCAGGCCATTGCGCTCAGGGGCGGGCGTATCCGCAAGAGGGTGGCTGCCGCCAAGATATTTGCCTCGGCCGTGACCATCGGCTCGGGCGGTTCCGTGGGGCGTGAAGGGCCCATGGTCCAGATCGGGGCATCCATCGGCTCCTCGGTGGGGCAGCTCTTCCAAACTCCCAGCGTACACATGAAGACCATGGTCGGATGTGGCGCTGCGGCAGGCATCGCTGCCACTTTCAATGCCCCCATCGCCGGGGCGCTTTTTGCCCTTGAGATCATCATCGGCGATTTCGGGGTCATGCAATTTTCTCCCGTGGTTTTGTCCTCGGTCACGGCCACGGCCATTTCGCGTTATTATTTCGGTGATTTTCCGCATTTCGACCTTCCCGAATATACCATTGTCTCCCTCTGGGAATATCTTTTTTATCCGTTGCTCGGCGTGATTACGGGTTTCGTGGCCCTGGCTTTTACCAAGACCCTCTATAAATTTGAGGATGCATTTGATGCCGTGCGTATCCCGGAATGGATCAAGCCCGCCATCGGAGGCGCACTGCTGGGCGTCATCTTCGCTATCTTCCCGCAGGTCTTTGGTGTGGGGTATGGGGCCATGAATCTGGCCCTGGTCAACAAGATGGGATTTCAGCTCCTGGCCGTGCTTATTGTGGTCAAGATTCTGGCCTCCTCCATCACCCTGGGGTCGGGTGGCTCGGGCGGCATCTTTGCGCCGAGTCTGTTTCTCGGCTGCATGACCGGCGGGGCCTTTGGATTCATTCTGCATGCGCTGCTTCCGGCGCACACGGCCTTGCCGGGCGCCTATGCATTGGTGGCCATGGGCGGGGTTGTGGCCGGGACAACCTACGCGCCCATCACCGCCATTCTGATCATCTTCGAGATGACCTCCGATTATTCCATCATTCTGCCGCTCATGCTGACCTGCATCACGGCCACAGTCATGAATTCCACCATTCAGCGCGCCTCGATTTACACCACCAAGCTGCTTCGGCGCGGCATCGACATCGAGGCCGGCCGCGATCGGCATCTGCTCAACCACATGCTGGTCAAAGAGGTTATGGATCGTGACATAGTCACCATTCCGAAGTCCATGTCGCTCTCCCGCATCATCTGGACCTTCAAGGTCGAGAATGCGCCCTACCTGCACGTGGTGGACGACCAAGGGAGGCTTACCGGTATTGTTTCCTTTCGCGATATCCGTACCGTGCTCCATGAGGAGGGATTGAACGAGTTGCTCATCGCCGACGATCTGGCCACTCTTGATCCGGTCACCGTGACCACTGACGACACCTTGCAGGACGCCCTGGACAAGATCACCGATAGGGGTGTTTCGCAGCTGCCGGTGCTCAGCACCGGCAGGGAGCGCAAACTGGTCGGCACCCTGACCGAGTTGGCCATCAACGCGGCCTACAACTCGGCCATTGTCAGGGCGGAGATTGCCGAGGATCACAAGCCGCCCATGAGATGAGGACCGAACGGGTCCAGGCGGTTGATTGCCGTTGAGGCGTGCCGGGCTTTGTGTTACCTCCTTCGGAACAGGCCCTGTTGGCCGGACTTTCTACTTCGAGGAACTGGCCCCATGAATGAAATTCGCATATCCGTGACCCTGTCCCTGGACGAGAAGCACCCCGAGGACGGGTACATAGATTTCAACCTGTCGGTTGACGGGCAGTACCTGCACGACGTCGGCGTCTATGTCGATCCGGTTGATCTGGTCACTTCCGCCACCATGTCCGGAGAATTCTTCATCTATACCTGCGATTGCGGCAACCCCGCCTGTCAGGGGATAGATGAAGGGGTCATGGTTTCGCATTCCAAGGATGCGGTGACCTGGCGGCTCAGGAATCCCATTTCCTGGCCCTCGGACGAAGCCAGACCGCCGTGGGAGCATGACGCTGAATTCATCTTCCCGAAGAATCACTACCTGCAACAGGTGGCCATGGCCCTGGACCACGCCAAGCGACTGGCCAAGGGGATTACTCTTTCCGGCCAGCTTTGGGTCGGCCCGGCCCTGACCATCGAAAGCCTCATGGCGCTTGAGGCCCCGCCGCTGGATGGGGATTTCTTTGCCGTCGAACCCGAGGGGCGCGCGTTGCATTAACCGTTTGCCTTGCGGGGTGAACTGGCCTATGGTTTTCCTGCCTGCTCAGGTTGCTTTTCCTGTGGACCTTGATCCAGCCGGAGGAGCAGACATGTCCGTTTTCAATCCAGATCCAAATCGTTTCTATCGCGCCCACTTGTTGCATGCGCTGCCTTTTGTCGTGGGATAGCTTTGTCTTTCCGGAGATTGATCATGTTCAGGGCTCGGGCTTTTGTGCCTGCGGGAGGAGTGCCTGTTTCGGAGGCGAATCCGGGATTCGCTGAAATTCTTGCCGAAGACAAGGGGCACCTATGTTGTACGTACCACTCAAGGTTTATCCGAATCAGCAGAGTCTCAAGGGATGCATGAGCATGGCAATCCTTTGCCTGGGGCTGGCTACGGCCGGATTTCATCTGATCAGTCATCCCAACCTGAGGGTTGCGGTCTACTCCATCTGCATGGCGGGGTTTGCCGTGTCCATGATCAATATCATTGCGGTCATGAGGCGTCAGCCCATGATCAAGATCCTGGACGATCGGTTTTCGGTATACACCCCGTTCGGGTATGTCCTGATTCGATTCGGCGAAGTTCTGATCTTTCGCAAGGGCAGGATGCCGTTCTTCAATACGATGCGTATCGAGATCAACCGGTCGGCACGTCCCAGGTACCCTTCCGGCTTTGGACGGCTGCTGAACGCCGTTGTCCGCCTGAATTTTTCCAACAAGGTCACCATTCCCGGCTTCATGCTCGGAGCCGATCCCGA
This sequence is a window from Pseudodesulfovibrio sp. S3. Protein-coding genes within it:
- a CDS encoding chloride channel protein — its product is MPADRGEPLFQKLKRPNVRYLFLAILIGVLAGYGAVLFKYGLKYMQWVFYQNSSDFLTFSETIPLWMKIVMPAAGGLVVGVVVSYFASEAKGHGVPEVMQAIALRGGRIRKRVAAAKIFASAVTIGSGGSVGREGPMVQIGASIGSSVGQLFQTPSVHMKTMVGCGAAAGIAATFNAPIAGALFALEIIIGDFGVMQFSPVVLSSVTATAISRYYFGDFPHFDLPEYTIVSLWEYLFYPLLGVITGFVALAFTKTLYKFEDAFDAVRIPEWIKPAIGGALLGVIFAIFPQVFGVGYGAMNLALVNKMGFQLLAVLIVVKILASSITLGSGGSGGIFAPSLFLGCMTGGAFGFILHALLPAHTALPGAYALVAMGGVVAGTTYAPITAILIIFEMTSDYSIILPLMLTCITATVMNSTIQRASIYTTKLLRRGIDIEAGRDRHLLNHMLVKEVMDRDIVTIPKSMSLSRIIWTFKVENAPYLHVVDDQGRLTGIVSFRDIRTVLHEEGLNELLIADDLATLDPVTVTTDDTLQDALDKITDRGVSQLPVLSTGRERKLVGTLTELAINAAYNSAIVRAEIAEDHKPPMR
- a CDS encoding L-serine ammonia-lyase, iron-sulfur-dependent, subunit alpha, translated to MTFTVKDVLSIQVAPALGCTEPVAIALGAASAMSLLPTDDFDTLEVAVDPNVYKNGLAVSIPGANGLCGLDTAAALGAVGGDPALRLEVLQTVTDAHVTAAKAALAAKKVTVTLLTDHRGLLIRTRAISGSNTAESVIEGLHDNIVSLTLNGKPVDSPLIKGRTEGGPSPVAAMEAWLKTLTLNELVGLTDELDDDDFAFIREGVDVNMRLAEQGLKYGLGLGVGKTLERLSRQGLIKKDMMLAARILASAAADARMSGASLPAMSSAGSGNHGLTAILPIWAVKDYVEGIEPKAVLEAIALSHIVTAFVKAHTGRLSAICGCSVAAGAGATAGITFLLGGDAKHIAGAIKNLLEDLAGIICDGAKTGCALKLATAAGTAVQAALFSLQGVNVHHTDGIIGLSSEDTMRNVGTLAVDGMIQTDQTILQIMLKKRFNDV
- the fusA gene encoding elongation factor G — its product is MPDLKTQRTYALVGHGGSGKTTVAEMLLFNAGVVNRLGKVEDGNTVLDYEPEEIKRRGSVQPGFASFKWKKNDHFLIDTPGDSNFAGDLSYSLTAADGVVMVIDAVDGVKPLTRKVWALVQGMNLPSMIVINKMDRDRAEFDMAFNGISEALGARPALLFYPIGTRENFKGVVDMMSGKALFFGEDGAVSEGEIPGDIADEVEALRETMIENIAESDEELMEKYLEEGELSPEDITKGLQLGVASGELVPVVVSAALNNQGGQMILDTIQNLLPGPLDHAAWQGEEGERASSPDEPMACFVFKTQADPFAGQLTVVRVLSGELKPDSQLFNASNGEKERVGQLLVMNGKEQTPVKTPMGPGSIVTLAKLKNTRTGDTLVEKAEFKFAKPEIAPQLITFALAPAEKGDEDKVYVAVAKLLDEDITLTLARDEESGDILLSGMGQNHIEISVEKAKRRYKTAIVLKTPKVPYRETFKTGAREVQGRHKKQSGGRGQFGDCYIHVAPRPSGAGYEFIDSIVGGSIPRQFIPAVDKGVQETAARGVLAGYPIIDFQVTLYDGSYHNVDSSEMAFKVAGSLAFKKACEKAKMVLLEPIMLVTVAVPDSFMGDVIGDLSSRRGKVLGSDSQAGLTEVKAHVPMAEMLKYAPDLNSMTAGQGTFFMEFASYEECPPQETEKVIAAHKKTEEE
- a CDS encoding ribonuclease J — encoded protein: MEAEKSFSLYPLGGLGEIGMNCMLYKTEKSMVMVDCGLMFPEDYHFGVDVVIPCFDFVIKNKAMLNGIVLTHGHEDHIGALPWLLQHVDVPVYGSEFTLGLVENKLREHDLERWADLRSVRPYDRVLLGDFRFNFFPVCHSIIEGFGLGIETPAGRVVHTGDFKIDRNPMGGHATDLGAFRKFSEPGVRVMLSDSTNVGSEGFALTEREIKVSLREIFSKAKGRILVSLFASHIQRIQEIFDLADAEGRKVAVSGKSLHRNIELARDLGYLKIPKGTFIELDGLDVYGDSELVLLVTGSQGEPLAALSRMALGEHRQLVVKPDDLVILSSRFIPGNVKAINRVINNLYRLGAEVLYEKIHGIHASGHAHAGELILMLETVRPEYFIPVHGEYRHLVKHRRLAVDCGVAEEKSLVVENGQPVTFFEDGAFAFQPKIPADKILVDGKGVGDVGQSVLKERHLLAGEGMVIVVLVVDEATGEISMGPDIMSKGFVFEQQYRHLLDDAKCIVLDVHENIAPGDTTKLKERIRSALRRFFRKVLGRDPVVVPLVITI
- a CDS encoding lysophospholipid acyltransferase family protein; amino-acid sequence: MFRRLFFTILLVPVTIWYSIKMLKVDPDTATPEEYDRWGLAWGRAAVRLSGVTIDADMGEIKPGGHYVFIGNHQSNLDIPVLFTVLKNNRIRFVAKKSLFDIPIYGKALAHAGHICIDRENRRAAMQSLNDAVEASKSGISPLVFPEGTRNTELDDLMEFKIGAMIIALKCGLPVVPFVMTNTGRIMGKGDIVIDNRPVVRFKALPVIDPLQYALKDREKFKDDLYAMMSKAYRELLAKG